In Vigna angularis cultivar LongXiaoDou No.4 chromosome 8, ASM1680809v1, whole genome shotgun sequence, one DNA window encodes the following:
- the LOC108344134 gene encoding uncharacterized protein LOC108344134, giving the protein MAETGKYVQTTIPKFDGHYDHWTKLMENFLRSKEYWSLVEHEIDGVQDKANALDAYLKPIDREILDTILNDETSKNIWDFMKKKFQGSTRVKRVQLQALRKEFEILQMKEGESVNSYFGRTLKIAKSMKAAGEKMEESVITAKILRSMTTKFNYVVCSIEESNNMNTLTIDELQSSLLVHEQRMTCSVEEEQVMQIVFEEKYGRGRGRGAF; this is encoded by the exons ATGGCAGAAACTGGAAAGTACGTTCAAACTACCATCCCTAAATTTGATGGTCACTATGACCATTGGACAAAGTTAATGGAAAATTTCTTACGCTCTAAGGAGTATTGGAGCTTGGTGGAGCACGAAATTGATGGTGTTCAAGACAAAGCAAATGCCTTAGATGCATATCTCAAAC CAATAGATAGAGAGATTTTGGACACCATCCTAAACGATGAAACGTCCAAAAATATATGGGATttcatgaaaaagaaatttcaagGATCCACAAGGGTGAAACGTGTGCAGTTGCAGGCCTTACGGAAGGAATTCGAGATATTACAAATGAAGGAAGGAGAGTCAGTGAACTCATATTTTGGCCGTACTTTAAAGATAGCCAAAAGCATGAAAGCAGCAGGAGAAAAAATGGAAGAGAGTGTCATAACTGCAAAAATTTTGCGGTCTATGACTACTAAATTCAACTATGTAGTATGCTCAATTGAGGAATCCAACAACATGAACACCTTGACTATAGATGAATTGCAAAGTAGTCTATTGGTACATGAGCAGCGAATGACATGCTCAGTGGAAGAAGAGCAAGTTATGCAAATTGTATTTGAGGAGAAGtatggaagaggaagaggaagaggagccTTCTGA